A portion of the Pedobacter cryoconitis genome contains these proteins:
- a CDS encoding SusD/RagB family nutrient-binding outer membrane lipoprotein, which yields MKALSIKVISVLSLGALAMTTTSCKKYLDVNTDPNNPTSVSAANRLVGAITTTNGASMWRGSREIAGLVQYGTTQLNTGTNRNAEQWRYTASYFFWQNAYVYTMPNCVDLINLGETEGNPHFTGAGKTLLALNIGMLTDQYGSIVVNDFYNGVSGINLVPSFDDQQTAYQRIQTLLDEAIVAFDGTNKTAALNSKNGDILYQGDVSKWKRFAYALKARYLNHLTKKTALYNPAKVIEACENAFNTDGMDAQFDYIEGGLQTDESPWSSWGGFTSTTDPRYFTWSQFFVNMLTSFPVTNNIYQDPRITKIMLPAAADGKYRGLRSGGALAGGQGILADGSNGDATKTAIADYGPFSKSGYYTNKTSPFPFITYSEVKLIEAEAKLRSGNTAGALADYELGVKANMRKLGVNAAEINAYWTAQLGDGLVSHFSSLTQGLSHIFRQKYITQCLNNETWVDMRRMDYSKEIYGPGLKKPLNINTTIFSSNDADPWIQAMVYETNEATRNPKNVADNSEKTRLLTPLWWNQP from the coding sequence ATGAAAGCATTATCTATAAAAGTTATTTCAGTTTTAAGCCTTGGTGCTTTAGCAATGACTACCACCTCCTGCAAAAAATATCTGGATGTGAATACAGACCCAAACAATCCAACTTCTGTTTCGGCTGCAAACCGTTTAGTTGGTGCAATTACAACAACCAATGGCGCTTCGATGTGGCGTGGTTCCAGAGAAATTGCTGGGTTAGTGCAATATGGAACCACACAATTAAATACTGGAACTAACAGAAACGCAGAGCAGTGGCGTTATACAGCTTCCTATTTTTTCTGGCAGAATGCTTATGTCTATACGATGCCAAACTGTGTCGATTTAATTAATCTGGGTGAAACTGAAGGAAATCCGCACTTCACAGGAGCAGGTAAGACATTGCTGGCTTTAAATATTGGCATGTTGACGGATCAATATGGTTCCATTGTAGTGAATGATTTTTACAATGGAGTTTCAGGTATCAATCTTGTTCCTTCTTTTGATGACCAACAAACTGCCTATCAACGCATCCAGACTTTATTGGATGAAGCAATTGTCGCCTTTGATGGAACAAATAAAACGGCAGCACTGAATTCTAAAAATGGGGATATCCTATATCAGGGTGATGTCAGTAAATGGAAACGTTTTGCTTATGCGTTGAAAGCACGTTACCTGAATCATTTAACAAAAAAGACAGCACTTTATAATCCGGCAAAGGTTATAGAGGCCTGCGAAAATGCTTTTAATACAGATGGTATGGATGCACAATTTGACTATATAGAAGGCGGACTGCAAACTGATGAAAGTCCATGGTCAAGCTGGGGTGGTTTTACCAGTACTACTGATCCAAGGTATTTTACGTGGAGCCAGTTCTTCGTCAATATGTTAACGAGCTTTCCTGTAACCAATAACATTTACCAGGACCCGCGGATTACAAAGATTATGCTTCCCGCAGCAGCTGATGGAAAGTATAGAGGATTGAGGTCTGGAGGCGCCCTTGCTGGTGGGCAAGGCATATTAGCAGATGGGTCTAATGGTGATGCTACCAAAACAGCTATTGCTGATTATGGTCCGTTTAGCAAAAGTGGATATTATACCAATAAGACTTCTCCGTTCCCTTTCATTACTTATTCGGAAGTGAAATTAATCGAAGCTGAAGCCAAATTACGTTCTGGTAATACAGCGGGTGCTTTAGCAGACTATGAATTAGGGGTAAAAGCCAATATGAGAAAATTAGGGGTGAATGCTGCTGAAATAAATGCTTACTGGACGGCACAGCTTGGTGATGGTCTTGTTTCACATTTTTCCAGTCTGACGCAAGGATTAAGTCACATTTTCCGCCAGAAATATATTACGCAGTGCTTAAATAATGAGACTTGGGTAGACATGCGCAGAATGGATTATAGCAAAGAGATTTATGGTCCCGGGCTTAAAAAACCGCTAAATATCAATACAACTATTTTTTCATCAAATGATGCTGATCCATGGATACAGGCTATGGTTTATGAGACTAATGAAGCGACAAGAAATCCGAAGAATGTAGCTGATAACTCTGAAAAGACCCGGTTATTAACACCGCTTTGGTGGAACCAGCCTTAA
- a CDS encoding SusC/RagA family TonB-linked outer membrane protein, translated as MKKIIPLFLVTVLFFSMQVMGQEKIVSGKVTSAEDGLPLPGVTVKIKGTTLGVMTNTDGNYSIKATPGQILVFSFISSISQEQVVGATARINIILKQDSKGLIEVAVTAFGVKQQVRGLGYATQNVKAKEIVESNQPNIVNALQGKVAGVQINNSSGAPGSSASINIRGGSSLSGNNQPLFVVDGIPIDNSTPVSQGGLVASAAPASNRAIDINPEDIESITVLKGPAAAGLYGLRAASGAIVITTKKGALGAGKITYSNNFSFDRVNKLPELQSTYKQGEQGVSNAVATGSWGSLLNPGEPVYNNLDDFFKTGFSQTHDVSASGGNEKTTFFASAGLLDQKGIVENTSYKRKSFRLSGDSKISDKLKVGGTLNYVESDRKYVLQGSGSGVMGAALWPTSDNMRIYLNPDGSQRTLTGLDNPYWSRNYKPITDKVNRIIANGNIVYDPFSFLNVTYRLGTDFYNEKFKSIRGSGTTVVGEEKGAISEVASTNQITTSTLLVTGKKTFWNDFNTSLTLGHNLESTAYEGVTTTGLGFIDPTFTSLNNTLPNTRTSINNVTRRRIMGVFADLNLDYKNLVYLNLRGRNDWSSTVRKDARSFFYPAVSTSVVFSEVLKEMGLKSDDKVFSFGKFRASWARVGKDAPPYVLATTLGTTTNSSTINPRGFIINSGGYYGNPLLQPEFTNSFEIGADIRFFKSRLGLDVTYYNSTSDNQILGTRTTPSSGAFLAYLNGGSINSRGVEAILNIQPIVHQNFRWSVDLNFAKNKSTVKSLPGELDRIELSDAWVAAGGTNVAQAAAFLDGSLFGINGTTWKTNSDGKLLLDNNGAPQVAPALSLIGDRNPDFTVGITNTFTYKSLSLSFMIDIRRGGDIFNNTENAMVYSGTSKKTLDRTTKVFDGIIESTGLANTKSIKLDQNYYQTLYAKQGYDFVEDGSWYRLRYATVSYSFPKTRIKGVGLSNLQISLTGRNLILITKYSGVDPEVSGSGAGVNGSGSFGFDNLGIPATRGFDLGLRLSF; from the coding sequence ATGAAGAAAATTATACCCTTATTCCTGGTGACTGTCTTATTTTTTTCCATGCAGGTAATGGGGCAGGAAAAAATAGTGTCAGGAAAAGTAACTTCAGCAGAAGATGGATTACCACTGCCTGGCGTGACCGTCAAAATTAAAGGAACGACTTTGGGCGTGATGACAAACACAGACGGAAATTATTCAATTAAGGCAACGCCAGGACAAATTCTGGTATTCTCCTTTATTAGTTCAATAAGCCAGGAACAAGTTGTTGGAGCGACAGCCAGGATCAACATTATACTGAAGCAAGATTCCAAAGGCTTGATTGAAGTTGCTGTAACCGCTTTCGGTGTGAAGCAACAGGTACGCGGACTAGGTTATGCCACACAAAATGTAAAGGCAAAAGAGATCGTAGAATCTAATCAGCCTAATATTGTGAATGCATTGCAGGGAAAGGTGGCTGGGGTACAAATCAACAATTCAAGTGGTGCTCCAGGTTCTTCGGCGAGCATTAATATTCGTGGTGGGTCTTCGTTAAGTGGGAATAACCAGCCGCTTTTTGTAGTAGATGGTATCCCAATTGACAATAGTACACCTGTTTCTCAGGGTGGATTAGTTGCAAGTGCGGCCCCGGCCTCAAACCGGGCTATTGACATCAATCCCGAGGACATAGAAAGCATCACCGTATTAAAAGGACCTGCTGCTGCTGGATTATATGGTTTACGTGCGGCTTCGGGTGCAATTGTAATTACCACTAAAAAAGGGGCTTTGGGTGCCGGTAAAATTACGTATTCAAATAATTTCTCTTTTGACCGGGTCAATAAGCTGCCAGAACTTCAATCTACTTACAAACAAGGGGAACAGGGTGTTTCTAATGCAGTAGCGACTGGTTCATGGGGTTCACTGTTAAATCCGGGGGAACCTGTATATAATAATCTTGATGATTTCTTTAAAACCGGATTTTCACAAACACATGATGTTTCAGCAAGTGGCGGCAATGAAAAAACTACTTTTTTTGCTTCTGCGGGTTTATTGGATCAGAAAGGAATTGTAGAAAACACCAGTTATAAGCGTAAATCATTCCGGTTAAGCGGAGACAGCAAAATTTCGGATAAGCTAAAAGTTGGCGGAACGCTGAATTATGTAGAATCTGACCGTAAATATGTTTTGCAGGGCAGTGGCAGCGGTGTAATGGGTGCAGCCCTATGGCCAACAAGTGATAACATGCGTATTTATTTAAATCCAGATGGCAGCCAGCGTACACTTACTGGTCTGGATAATCCGTATTGGAGCCGCAATTATAAGCCCATTACCGACAAGGTGAACAGGATAATCGCCAATGGAAACATCGTATATGATCCTTTTTCTTTCCTGAATGTAACTTACCGTTTAGGAACGGATTTCTACAATGAAAAGTTTAAGAGTATCAGGGGCTCCGGAACAACAGTTGTTGGTGAAGAAAAAGGAGCTATTTCTGAAGTTGCTTCTACCAATCAGATCACGACTTCTACCTTGCTGGTTACTGGAAAAAAAACTTTTTGGAATGATTTTAACACCAGCCTTACGCTTGGCCACAATCTTGAATCAACGGCATACGAAGGGGTAACGACAACGGGTCTGGGCTTCATTGACCCTACATTCACTTCGCTGAATAATACTTTACCAAATACCAGGACAAGTATTAATAATGTTACCAGAAGAAGGATAATGGGCGTTTTTGCAGATTTGAACCTGGATTATAAAAATCTGGTTTATCTGAATTTACGCGGGCGTAATGATTGGTCATCTACGGTTAGAAAAGATGCACGCTCCTTCTTTTATCCTGCAGTAAGTACTTCTGTTGTATTTTCTGAAGTATTAAAGGAAATGGGTCTTAAATCGGATGATAAGGTCTTTTCGTTTGGAAAGTTCAGAGCTTCGTGGGCAAGGGTTGGTAAGGATGCCCCCCCATATGTATTGGCTACCACATTAGGTACTACCACTAATAGCTCTACGATTAATCCAAGGGGATTCATTATAAATTCAGGTGGCTATTATGGAAATCCGCTGCTTCAACCTGAATTCACGAATTCGTTTGAAATTGGAGCAGACATCAGGTTTTTCAAAAGCAGATTGGGTTTGGATGTTACTTACTATAATTCTACTTCAGATAATCAGATTCTTGGTACGCGTACAACTCCTTCGTCTGGTGCATTTCTGGCCTATCTGAATGGAGGTTCTATCAATAGCCGGGGTGTTGAGGCTATATTAAATATCCAGCCTATTGTCCATCAAAATTTCAGATGGTCTGTAGATCTGAACTTTGCAAAGAATAAATCAACAGTAAAATCATTACCAGGAGAATTAGACAGAATAGAATTATCAGATGCGTGGGTAGCTGCCGGGGGCACTAATGTAGCACAGGCCGCCGCGTTTCTAGATGGTTCTTTATTTGGGATCAATGGTACGACCTGGAAAACCAATAGTGATGGGAAACTGCTGTTAGATAACAATGGAGCTCCGCAGGTAGCGCCTGCGCTGAGCCTGATTGGTGATAGAAATCCAGATTTCACAGTTGGAATTACCAATACTTTCACTTATAAAAGCCTGTCTTTGTCGTTTATGATTGATATCAGACGTGGTGGTGATATTTTCAATAACACAGAAAATGCCATGGTTTACTCGGGTACCAGTAAAAAAACACTGGACAGAACCACTAAAGTTTTTGATGGGATTATAGAGTCTACAGGATTAGCCAATACTAAGAGTATCAAACTAGATCAGAATTATTATCAAACGTTATATGCCAAACAAGGATACGATTTTGTGGAAGATGGTAGCTGGTACCGCCTGCGCTATGCTACTGTAAGTTATAGTTTTCCGAAAACAAGGATTAAGGGTGTTGGACTATCTAATTTACAGATTTCATTAACTGGCCGGAATCTGATCCTGATCACTAAATATTCTGGTGTGGATCCCGAAGTGTCTGGCAGTGGTGCCGGAGTGAATGGCTCTGGGTCATTTGGCTTTGACAACCTGGGTATCCCGGCAACCAGAGGATTTGATTTGGGTTTAAGATTATCATTTTAA
- a CDS encoding Lrp/AsnC family transcriptional regulator gives MNSHLDPTDLGILNLLQENGRLTNKELAHQLNRTISPIFDRRKRLEEMGYIKKYVAILDREKITTSLVAFPQIALTSHSEDALASFQKTVISYPEVLECYHITGKYDFMLKIIIPDMHAYNAFLRQKIAPLENVGNVHSSLVISQAKSEIGLPL, from the coding sequence ATGAATTCGCATTTAGACCCTACTGATTTGGGAATATTAAATCTTCTGCAGGAAAATGGAAGATTGACCAATAAAGAGCTTGCACATCAGCTGAACAGAACAATTTCTCCGATTTTTGACCGGAGAAAAAGACTGGAAGAAATGGGCTATATTAAGAAGTATGTCGCCATATTGGACAGAGAAAAAATAACAACTTCTCTGGTTGCTTTTCCTCAGATTGCACTGACCAGCCATAGTGAGGATGCTTTGGCATCATTTCAGAAAACTGTCATTTCTTATCCTGAGGTGCTGGAATGTTATCATATCACTGGCAAGTATGATTTTATGCTCAAGATTATCATTCCTGATATGCATGCTTATAATGCTTTTCTTCGTCAAAAGATTGCCCCACTTGAAAATGTTGGTAATGTACATAGTTCATTGGTGATCTCGCAGGCTAAGTCAGAAATCGGTTTACCTTTATAG
- a CDS encoding outer membrane beta-barrel family protein translates to MRRLTIGILACTISLFTLSSANAQTNPGTGKLSGKVLDEKHSNQSYVSVSLLAAKDSTLIKGSITDDNGSYLFERLPEGQYLVAFNMIGYNRVFKGPYAINTAHKTYNIDNVELVPASKQLNNVNIIARKPLIERQIDKTVLNVENSVLAAGNTALEILEKAPGVSVDKDGNVSLRGKTGVTVMLDGKPTYLSSEQLANLLRSTEGNAIQSIELITNPSAKYDAAGNSGIINIKLKKNKNYGTNGSLTAGAGYGRYYKVNSGLSLNHREKKFNAFGEFNYGKNKRFHDLDIDRVNNTEADQTFFRQKSTQIGERQNYNYKAGLDYFINDKNTIGVVVNGYNATGNNKDTRVVTLIGSQPLKTDSSVIALNPNQYKYTGITYNLNYKGTIDTAGQEISADADYSRYNGLQNSNYNNTYLNADGQPSKVPYIFRNRTPSLVKILVGKVDYTLPINKKMKLETGLKSSKVSTDNVSSFENFLNNSWQNDLARSDHFIYDENINAGYVNLNREFKGLTVQLGLRAEQTNSKGNSVPKQQISDRHYFDLFPSVFVNRVLSKNHEAGFSYSRRIDRPNYEDLNPFVYFVDLYTYSMGNPFLNPQYTNSFEISYSYKKTINATLGYSHTNNAISRVLVSDTAKKTLFISSQNLAQKKSYSLNINSPLTLFKWWTTNNNLTIFYNEFSTPNLLGVPYKGGKTAFNFNSNQTITLNSTTNFELSGFYRSAQIDGTLAVKPIYGIDLGISKSFMEKKLSLKLAANDVFNLQKFRITSAIPSQNYSVNEKSETRVFRLTCSYRFGSTSIKGARQRSKGSSEEEGRVKSGG, encoded by the coding sequence ATGAGAAGACTAACCATTGGTATTTTGGCCTGCACAATCAGCCTCTTTACACTTTCCTCAGCAAACGCCCAAACTAACCCAGGTACCGGTAAACTTAGCGGTAAAGTTTTGGATGAAAAACATAGCAATCAATCCTACGTTTCAGTAAGTTTATTAGCAGCCAAAGACTCAACTCTGATTAAAGGCTCTATTACAGATGATAACGGAAGCTATCTTTTCGAGCGTTTACCAGAAGGACAATATCTTGTCGCTTTCAATATGATAGGTTATAACAGAGTTTTTAAAGGCCCGTATGCTATCAATACGGCACATAAAACTTACAACATTGATAATGTAGAGCTGGTTCCGGCTTCTAAACAGCTGAATAATGTTAATATCATTGCCCGCAAACCTCTTATAGAAAGGCAGATTGATAAAACAGTATTAAATGTAGAAAACAGTGTTTTGGCAGCAGGGAATACTGCGCTTGAAATCCTGGAAAAAGCACCAGGAGTAAGCGTTGACAAAGACGGCAACGTAAGTCTCAGAGGAAAAACAGGAGTAACAGTTATGCTCGATGGCAAACCAACTTATCTTTCCAGCGAACAATTGGCTAATCTTTTGCGCTCTACAGAAGGAAATGCAATACAATCTATAGAATTGATCACCAATCCATCAGCAAAATACGATGCTGCCGGAAACTCTGGAATTATTAATATCAAACTAAAAAAGAACAAAAATTATGGTACTAACGGCTCACTAACAGCAGGAGCAGGTTATGGTAGATATTATAAAGTAAACAGTGGATTATCGCTCAACCACAGAGAGAAAAAATTTAACGCATTTGGTGAATTTAATTATGGGAAGAATAAAAGATTCCATGACCTGGATATTGATCGTGTAAACAATACCGAAGCAGATCAAACCTTTTTCAGACAAAAAAGTACACAGATAGGGGAAAGACAGAATTATAACTATAAGGCTGGGCTGGATTATTTTATTAATGATAAAAATACTATTGGTGTAGTCGTAAACGGCTACAACGCTACCGGAAATAATAAGGATACGAGGGTAGTGACGCTGATTGGAAGTCAGCCCTTGAAAACAGATTCATCAGTTATCGCCCTTAATCCAAATCAGTATAAATATACAGGTATCACTTACAATTTGAACTATAAAGGTACGATTGATACTGCAGGGCAGGAAATTTCGGCCGATGCTGATTATTCCAGATATAACGGATTACAGAACTCCAATTACAATAATACTTATTTAAATGCTGACGGTCAGCCTTCTAAAGTACCATACATTTTTAGAAACAGGACACCATCATTGGTCAAAATATTAGTTGGAAAGGTAGATTATACCTTACCTATTAATAAAAAGATGAAACTGGAGACAGGGCTGAAAAGTAGTAAAGTCAGTACCGATAACGTCTCTTCTTTTGAAAACTTCCTGAATAATAGCTGGCAGAATGATCTTGCCCGAAGCGATCATTTCATCTATGATGAAAATATAAATGCAGGTTATGTAAACCTGAACCGTGAATTCAAAGGATTAACTGTACAATTAGGGTTGAGAGCGGAACAAACGAATTCTAAAGGTAATTCTGTTCCTAAACAACAAATTTCTGACCGCCATTATTTTGACTTGTTTCCTAGTGTTTTTGTAAACCGTGTACTTTCTAAAAATCATGAAGCTGGCTTTTCTTACAGCAGAAGAATTGACCGCCCTAATTACGAAGATTTAAATCCTTTTGTGTATTTCGTAGATTTATATACTTACAGCATGGGGAATCCATTTTTAAACCCTCAGTACACAAATTCGTTTGAGATTTCTTATTCTTATAAAAAAACGATAAATGCTACACTTGGCTACAGCCATACCAACAATGCAATTTCAAGAGTACTGGTTTCTGATACAGCGAAGAAAACATTGTTTATTTCTTCTCAGAATCTTGCGCAAAAGAAATCTTACAGCCTGAACATCAATTCACCTCTAACCTTGTTTAAGTGGTGGACAACAAACAATAACCTGACTATTTTTTATAACGAATTCAGTACACCTAATCTTTTGGGCGTGCCTTATAAAGGAGGCAAAACAGCTTTTAACTTTAACAGTAATCAGACTATCACTTTGAACAGTACCACGAATTTTGAACTATCAGGTTTTTACCGTTCAGCACAGATTGATGGAACATTGGCGGTGAAACCTATATATGGTATTGATTTAGGGATCAGTAAATCATTCATGGAGAAAAAACTAAGTCTGAAATTAGCTGCAAATGATGTCTTCAACTTACAGAAATTCAGAATTACCAGTGCGATCCCATCACAAAATTATAGCGTTAATGAAAAAAGTGAAACCAGGGTTTTCCGGCTAACTTGTAGCTATAGATTTGGCAGCACGTCCATTAAAGGAGCCCGTCAACGTTCTAAAGGATCATCTGAAGAAGAAGGCCGTGTTAAATCAGGAGGATAA
- a CDS encoding UBP-type zinc finger domain-containing protein — protein MDEQEVCSHITAVKDVKLSKDYVCEECIKHHTEWMHLRVCQTCGQTLCCDDSPQKHMTKHYHESKHPVISSAEPGERWLWCYPDEVFVEY, from the coding sequence ATGGATGAACAAGAAGTTTGCAGCCATATTACTGCGGTTAAAGACGTCAAATTAAGTAAAGATTATGTTTGTGAAGAGTGTATCAAGCATCATACTGAGTGGATGCATTTACGTGTCTGTCAAACTTGCGGGCAAACGCTTTGCTGTGATGATTCCCCACAAAAACATATGACCAAACATTATCATGAAAGTAAACATCCGGTAATTTCATCTGCTGAACCTGGAGAACGCTGGTTGTGGTGTTATCCAGACGAGGTATTTGTAGAATATTAA
- a CDS encoding GntR family transcriptional regulator gives MNNILKIARIDAYSITPKYLQLINSILQGIQSGQIKKNDVLPSINEFSYALETARSTVERAYNELKRMGLVQSVAGKGFFIVHTQFQRPVKVLLLFNKLSIHKKLIYDAFSETLGNEAAIDFYIYNNDFNVFKKLLLDKTDHYAKCVIIPHFYENREMGYKLIDTIAKEKLILMDKLAEGVTGNFGAVYENFEEDIFSALEKLIDRLSKYNKLKIIFPQNSYYSKKILIGFLRFCQHYNYDNEILNNLDNHEMEYGSVYINLIEDDLVILIEKIIEGNYKIGKDIGVISYNETPIKKIILDGITTISTDFKMMGEKAAELLLSNSSEHIQIPFKVTLRNSL, from the coding sequence ATGAACAACATCCTGAAAATTGCAAGGATTGATGCGTATTCTATTACCCCAAAGTATCTGCAACTGATCAATTCAATCCTGCAGGGGATTCAGTCCGGGCAGATCAAAAAAAATGATGTACTCCCCTCCATCAATGAGTTTAGCTATGCGCTGGAAACTGCCAGAAGTACGGTAGAGCGCGCTTATAATGAACTCAAAAGAATGGGTTTAGTCCAGTCTGTCGCCGGAAAAGGCTTTTTTATTGTCCATACTCAGTTCCAGAGACCAGTAAAAGTATTATTGCTTTTCAATAAGCTGAGCATCCATAAAAAGCTCATTTATGATGCTTTTTCCGAAACGTTGGGAAATGAGGCTGCTATTGATTTCTATATCTATAACAATGATTTTAATGTGTTTAAGAAGTTATTGCTGGATAAGACAGATCATTATGCCAAGTGTGTGATTATCCCTCATTTTTATGAAAACAGAGAAATGGGCTATAAACTGATTGATACGATTGCCAAAGAGAAACTCATACTGATGGATAAACTTGCTGAAGGTGTAACGGGCAATTTCGGAGCAGTATATGAGAATTTTGAAGAAGATATCTTTTCTGCGCTGGAAAAGCTGATTGATAGATTATCAAAGTATAATAAGCTAAAAATAATCTTTCCGCAGAATTCTTATTATTCAAAAAAAATATTAATTGGCTTTCTGCGTTTCTGTCAGCACTATAACTATGACAATGAGATACTGAATAATCTTGATAATCATGAAATGGAGTATGGATCGGTATATATCAATCTGATTGAGGATGATCTGGTTATCTTGATTGAAAAGATCATTGAGGGGAATTACAAGATAGGAAAAGACATCGGCGTAATATCTTACAATGAAACTCCTATTAAAAAAATTATCCTGGATGGAATCACTACAATCTCAACGGATTTTAAGATGATGGGAGAAAAAGCTGCCGAATTACTGCTTAGTAATTCCTCTGAACACATTCAAATTCCTTTTAAAGTAACTTTAAGAAATTCTCTTTGA